In Ruminococcaceae bacterium BL-6, a genomic segment contains:
- a CDS encoding conserved protein of unknown function (Evidence 4 : Unknown function but conserved in other organisms), translated as MADNSKIVKLAVDSYRGKIAGNYSQTDSMEVLHNALIDANNGSTKLDGKAIRDGKCNGLFSIVEEIIKKTAVEGLTGDEFFNQMVEYRNLGLGDQNEFVVPDNSLFVVSDVAEGTQGIRRQRLNGAQTVRINTQLKVIKIYEELNRVLSGRIDFNDFIARISKSFANKAKEDIYAAFKGSFSSLPATFAQSGSFTEDGLLTLVEHVEAATGENAVITGTKSALRKVTQANISDSAKEDIYGMGYYGKFDGVPMVAMKQVHKVGTYDFALTDDDIYVLAGNSKPIKFVTEGDSLIIPGDPINNQLLEQEFLYTDRYGVGVVINQLFGILRISA; from the coding sequence ATGGCTGATAATTCTAAAATTGTAAAACTTGCAGTCGATTCTTATCGTGGAAAGATTGCGGGTAATTATTCTCAAACTGATTCTATGGAAGTTTTACATAACGCGCTTATTGATGCGAATAACGGTTCTACAAAGCTTGATGGAAAAGCAATTCGTGATGGTAAGTGCAATGGTCTATTTTCTATCGTTGAAGAAATTATTAAAAAGACTGCCGTAGAAGGTCTTACGGGTGATGAGTTCTTTAATCAGATGGTTGAATACAGAAATCTTGGTCTTGGTGATCAGAATGAATTTGTGGTGCCTGATAATTCTCTCTTTGTAGTTTCCGATGTCGCGGAAGGTACTCAGGGCATTAGACGGCAGCGTCTTAATGGTGCACAGACTGTTAGGATTAATACACAGCTTAAAGTTATTAAGATTTATGAAGAACTAAATCGTGTACTTTCCGGTCGTATTGATTTTAATGATTTTATTGCCCGTATTAGTAAATCTTTTGCAAACAAGGCTAAGGAAGATATTTATGCTGCGTTTAAGGGTTCTTTTAGTTCTCTTCCTGCTACGTTTGCTCAGTCTGGTTCTTTTACAGAGGATGGGCTTCTAACTTTGGTTGAACATGTTGAAGCGGCCACGGGTGAGAATGCTGTTATTACAGGTACTAAATCTGCACTTCGTAAAGTAACTCAGGCCAATATTTCTGATTCCGCAAAGGAAGATATTTACGGAATGGGTTATTATGGTAAATTTGATGGTGTTCCAATGGTTGCTATGAAGCAGGTTCATAAGGTTGGTACATATGATTTTGCTCTTACTGACGATGATATTTATGTGCTTGCTGGTAATTCTAAGCCGATTAAGTTTGTTACCGAGGGAGATTCCCTGATTATTCCGGGTGATCCAATTAATAATCAGTTACTTGAACAGGAATTTCTTTATACCGATCGTTACGGTGTTGGTGTTGTTATTAATCAACTGTTTGGTATTTTAAGGATCTCTGCGTGA
- a CDS encoding conserved protein of unknown function (Evidence 4 : Unknown function but conserved in other organisms), translated as MSNHAIVRLDNISALHNGALIKSVKYFVGDTATNLDNGNIVALSGLMAGEREIYKAVAPATATRDILLACGVELMYDESTYHGLEDYQNEAGKPFRAIALQSGDTFSATVEAFDSTPVVGNYVTVAAGSTKLTIKAEVTTETVLGKIVAIDVVGPDTYYVVSVA; from the coding sequence ATGAGTAATCACGCGATTGTGCGCTTGGACAATATTTCTGCGCTTCATAATGGTGCACTTATTAAATCTGTAAAATATTTTGTTGGTGATACAGCTACAAATTTGGACAATGGGAATATTGTTGCGCTTTCTGGTCTTATGGCAGGTGAACGTGAAATTTATAAGGCTGTTGCTCCTGCAACTGCAACCAGAGATATTCTTCTTGCTTGTGGTGTAGAGCTTATGTATGATGAATCTACATATCATGGTCTTGAAGATTATCAGAATGAAGCGGGTAAGCCGTTTAGGGCAATTGCTCTTCAGTCTGGTGATACTTTTTCTGCAACTGTAGAAGCGTTTGATTCTACTCCAGTTGTTGGAAATTATGTAACTGTAGCTGCCGGTTCTACTAAGTTGACTATCAAAGCAGAAGTTACAACTGAAACCGTTCTCGGGAAAATTGTTGCTATAGACGTAGTGGGTCCTGATACATATTACGTTGTTAGTGTTGCTTAA
- a CDS encoding conserved protein of unknown function (Evidence 4 : Unknown function but conserved in other organisms), with translation MASETENAIKQMANREVFNNTFRNLADGSIFDYVDYANTGSVDYKVTSVYARGGQGGGRRMRFDGEPEATMKFSTQIITPKLISMVAGAEVVKGKNFFRHKTITSVTDDTATKITFPVGETPVADTLSIYPQGVELNDTNKVAGTFETGTFTFAEKADNDGEYECFYQTTVADSQTVTFKSNVFPKSFIWDGETLWKDDDGNVRTEVFHAYNCSPQQNFTMSYSNSGDPSSLELTFDLMSDKDHNIFDKTFLPEE, from the coding sequence ATGGCTAGTGAAACTGAAAATGCGATTAAGCAAATGGCTAACCGTGAAGTATTTAATAATACATTTCGTAATTTAGCTGACGGTTCAATTTTTGACTACGTGGATTACGCCAATACCGGGAGTGTTGATTATAAAGTTACTTCTGTTTACGCTCGAGGAGGTCAAGGTGGCGGACGTAGGATGCGCTTTGATGGTGAGCCTGAAGCTACGATGAAATTTTCGACTCAAATTATTACGCCAAAACTGATTTCTATGGTTGCCGGTGCAGAAGTTGTAAAGGGTAAAAATTTCTTCCGTCATAAGACTATTACTTCTGTAACAGATGATACTGCTACAAAAATTACATTTCCTGTCGGGGAAACACCTGTAGCGGATACTTTATCTATATATCCGCAGGGCGTTGAATTGAACGATACAAATAAGGTTGCTGGAACTTTTGAAACAGGCACATTTACATTTGCAGAAAAAGCAGATAATGATGGTGAATATGAATGTTTTTATCAGACTACTGTTGCTGATTCTCAGACTGTTACATTTAAGTCTAATGTATTTCCAAAGAGTTTTATTTGGGATGGTGAAACGCTTTGGAAAGATGATGATGGTAATGTAAGGACAGAAGTGTTCCATGCTTATAATTGTTCTCCGCAACAGAATTTTACGATGAGTTATTCTAACTCTGGCGATCCGTCTAGCTTGGAATTGACATTTGATCTAATGAGCGATAAAGACCATAATATTTTCGACAAGACATTTTTACCGGAAGAATAA
- a CDS encoding conserved protein of unknown function (Evidence 4 : Unknown function but conserved in other organisms), with translation METETKKKRAGRPKTTKPVARATNSSSENTVQTKIETGPVQKKIPLDLIVSCKSAVHGTLTYVSKRINGYTVVWNDFKDEEFVEFQELLSMRNTDLRFFRDNWIVIDDSGGFTAQEILDALKVSKYYKAGINVDNFDSLFNESPEKIEETISKMSSGLKDTIAIRAKQLYNAGTLDSRKRIEALEKSLGIELEIRG, from the coding sequence ATGGAAACTGAAACTAAAAAAAAGCGTGCCGGTCGTCCAAAAACTACGAAACCAGTTGCACGAGCAACCAATTCAAGTTCTGAAAATACAGTCCAAACAAAAATTGAAACCGGGCCTGTTCAGAAGAAGATTCCTCTTGATCTAATTGTCTCTTGCAAAAGCGCGGTTCATGGTACTCTTACTTATGTAAGTAAACGAATTAACGGTTATACTGTTGTTTGGAATGATTTTAAGGACGAGGAATTTGTTGAATTTCAAGAACTTTTGTCTATGCGTAATACTGATTTGAGATTTTTCAGAGATAATTGGATTGTTATTGATGATTCTGGTGGGTTTACAGCACAGGAAATTTTGGACGCATTAAAAGTAAGCAAATATTATAAAGCTGGAATTAATGTTGATAACTTTGACAGTTTGTTTAATGAATCCCCTGAAAAAATTGAGGAAACTATTTCTAAAATGTCAAGTGGTTTGAAGGATACAATTGCTATTCGTGCAAAGCAACTTTATAATGCGGGCACATTAGATAGTCGTAAGAGGATTGAAGCTCTCGAAAAGTCTTTGGGAATTGAATTAGAGATAAGGGGTTGA
- a CDS encoding conserved protein of unknown function (Evidence 4 : Unknown function but conserved in other organisms) produces MSSIADQLKNMNAGKLKMKNGQTYEEMLKKEVIKLKQYVDDEIALAYISYYPKVYHRTYQFQHSTYVSDDIQYSANGRQITMYVRFNNFAWHNSLWGSSDGYLPLLWSEGWAWKDQSNPKERFTYWGGNSMLETAIEKYKMDNPLGLDVRMEKY; encoded by the coding sequence GTGTCCTCTATTGCGGATCAATTAAAGAATATGAATGCTGGAAAACTAAAAATGAAAAATGGGCAAACCTACGAAGAAATGTTAAAAAAAGAAGTAATTAAGTTGAAACAGTATGTGGATGATGAAATTGCATTAGCTTATATATCATATTATCCAAAAGTTTATCATCGTACTTATCAGTTTCAGCATTCTACATATGTTTCGGATGATATTCAATATAGTGCAAACGGTAGACAAATTACTATGTATGTGAGATTTAATAATTTTGCTTGGCATAATTCTTTATGGGGTAGTTCTGATGGATATTTGCCCTTGCTTTGGTCAGAAGGATGGGCTTGGAAAGACCAGTCGAATCCTAAAGAAAGATTTACTTATTGGGGTGGAAATTCTATGTTAGAAACAGCCATAGAGAAATATAAGATGGATAATCCATTAGGGTTAGATGTTAGAATGGAAAAGTATTAA
- a CDS encoding conserved protein of unknown function (Evidence 4 : Unknown function but conserved in other organisms), producing the protein MDIIHEFITNQDIVKLVLSDPDPTEDIVDQLVGYTDKNGGRHDGVILPFLYVPNRIDNASTFICMDTTIRDSTATVQNLYVYINIFTEKSLMKYEKDGYYGTRMDILMTLINNIMIVPNKFGIGAFIPKEPRPYYPIQNYYGYTLTYVVPDFKWYKR; encoded by the coding sequence ATGGATATTATTCATGAGTTTATTACCAATCAAGATATAGTAAAACTTGTGTTGTCAGATCCCGATCCTACAGAAGACATTGTTGATCAGTTAGTTGGTTATACTGATAAAAACGGTGGGCGGCATGATGGTGTAATCCTTCCGTTTTTGTATGTTCCTAATAGAATAGATAATGCAAGTACGTTTATTTGTATGGATACAACTATTAGAGATAGTACTGCAACAGTTCAGAACCTATATGTTTACATCAATATATTTACAGAAAAATCTTTAATGAAGTATGAAAAAGACGGCTATTACGGAACACGAATGGATATATTGATGACTTTGATTAATAACATTATGATTGTGCCAAATAAGTTTGGAATTGGAGCCTTTATACCAAAAGAACCAAGACCATATTATCCGATACAAAATTATTATGGGTATACCTTAACATATGTGGTTCCTGATTTTAAGTGGTATAAAAGATGA
- a CDS encoding protein of unknown function (Evidence 5 : Unknown function) gives MDDKSNPKFFVDTCTLLNYTDQLFNSSFRFAISEVTLREIENIKYASYKDEETKYKARKVTRLLVENQDKYDVFLLSDEIYQMIDYLDLDETPDNLIAMSVEYWFEKINPIDFVTDDLCLYNIITQLLPLKTKLGSEVFGSNEKDIYKGYKELYLDDDKLSYFYEHQTENQFDNVLNEYLIIDDIKSNPIDAYRWTNEGYQHLSNRSIKSEVLGTIKPLDIYQSCAFDSINKNEITVLTGKAGVGKTSIPLYFLQSLLEKGKIKKIYIIYHFETLKNAKTLGYIKGDLNTKILNTSSIGGILASKYGDIVQVQRMMQDGVLEIIPTANIRGIELNDCGLLVTESQDIDSYTLKTILQRCGKNVKCCFEGDILEQSDMNCRSIGLDRMIDVFKGFDQFGYIKLKNNYRNPISSLADKM, from the coding sequence ATGGATGATAAAAGTAACCCTAAATTTTTTGTAGATACATGTACATTACTAAATTATACTGACCAACTATTTAATAGTTCATTCCGATTTGCAATTTCAGAAGTAACATTGCGTGAAATTGAAAATATTAAATACGCTTCGTATAAAGATGAAGAAACTAAATATAAAGCAAGAAAGGTTACTAGACTTTTAGTAGAAAATCAAGATAAATATGATGTATTTCTATTGTCTGATGAAATATATCAGATGATTGACTATCTTGATTTAGATGAAACCCCTGATAATCTCATTGCGATGAGTGTAGAATATTGGTTTGAAAAAATAAATCCAATAGATTTTGTTACGGACGATCTGTGTCTTTATAATATCATAACGCAGTTATTGCCATTAAAAACTAAATTGGGTTCAGAGGTTTTTGGTAGTAATGAAAAAGATATTTATAAGGGATATAAAGAACTGTATTTAGATGATGATAAACTTTCTTATTTTTATGAACATCAAACAGAAAATCAATTTGATAATGTTTTGAATGAATATTTGATTATAGATGATATAAAATCAAATCCTATCGATGCTTACAGATGGACAAACGAAGGGTACCAGCATTTATCTAATAGATCTATTAAATCAGAAGTTTTAGGCACTATTAAGCCGCTTGATATATATCAGTCCTGTGCATTTGATTCTATAAATAAAAATGAAATTACGGTTTTAACTGGCAAAGCTGGTGTTGGGAAAACCAGTATTCCATTGTATTTTTTGCAGAGTCTATTAGAAAAGGGTAAAATAAAGAAAATATATATTATATATCATTTTGAAACACTTAAAAACGCTAAGACGCTTGGTTATATCAAAGGAGATTTAAATACAAAGATTCTCAATACGTCTTCTATTGGTGGTATTTTGGCTTCTAAATACGGGGATATAGTTCAGGTTCAACGTATGATGCAAGATGGCGTACTGGAAATTATTCCTACAGCAAATATTCGTGGTATTGAATTAAATGATTGTGGACTACTTGTAACAGAATCACAGGATATTGATTCATATACTCTTAAAACGATTTTACAGAGATGCGGAAAGAATGTTAAATGTTGTTTTGAGGGAGATATTCTTGAACAAAGCGATATGAATTGCAGGTCTATAGGATTGGATCGTATGATAGATGTTTTCAAGGGTTTTGATCAGTTTGGATATATTAAACTTAAAAATAATTATCGGAATCCAATAAGTTCACTGGCAGATAAAATGTAG
- a CDS encoding conserved protein of unknown function (Evidence 4 : Unknown function but conserved in other organisms) has protein sequence MIEVKYGQIPNKLFSNYLSYLVNKLFKVLPMKEKDVKSLNEYLKSLQIELIGSTELIGVLKNDPQFLTLMNTIQFFIENEYDNKTCKREIFKCINIIEKLQKKYFS, from the coding sequence ATGATTGAAGTTAAATATGGTCAGATTCCTAATAAACTTTTTAGTAATTATCTTTCTTATTTGGTAAATAAACTTTTTAAAGTATTGCCTATGAAAGAAAAAGATGTAAAAAGCCTGAATGAGTATTTAAAAAGTTTACAAATTGAATTAATTGGTAGTACGGAATTAATTGGTGTATTAAAAAACGATCCTCAATTTTTAACTTTAATGAATACGATTCAATTCTTTATAGAAAATGAATATGACAATAAAACTTGTAAACGAGAAATATTTAAATGTATCAATATTATTGAAAAATTACAGAAAAAATATTTTAGTTAA
- a CDS encoding Site-specific recombinase XerD yields MPEISPKIHFYDKAKLEKINPETLKLWNKYKIDMSLRELSDRTVSGYENDISHWFIYIYDNQGNQCITDLDEDDITEFLAYCKQGGNNSRRMKRRMASISAFYKFLHKKRIIKENPMDFISRPQKDIDVLKQTFLTQAQVNLMRKKLEENGNILLQTYAMFSLSTMARVHAVANLKWEQVDFESRTCEDVLEKEEKHVTLYFSKEVKNLLIKLKQYYVDNNIENNGYVFVNKNTGEPMTTSTLDAWCKVIGNMIGVPTLHAHDFRHSGSQLMKLQGANIETISSLLNHSGLDVTRKFYLRPDKAKIQAEKDKFSF; encoded by the coding sequence ATGCCTGAAATAAGTCCAAAGATACATTTTTATGATAAGGCAAAGTTAGAAAAGATAAATCCTGAGACACTTAAACTTTGGAATAAATATAAAATAGATATGTCATTGAGAGAGCTTTCAGATCGGACAGTTTCAGGATATGAAAATGATATAAGCCATTGGTTTATTTATATTTATGATAATCAAGGGAATCAATGTATTACCGATTTGGACGAGGATGATATTACAGAATTTTTGGCTTATTGCAAACAAGGTGGAAATAATTCGCGACGTATGAAACGAAGAATGGCTTCTATATCTGCCTTTTATAAATTTTTACATAAGAAGCGGATCATTAAAGAAAATCCAATGGATTTTATAAGCCGTCCACAAAAGGATATTGATGTATTAAAGCAAACATTTTTAACACAAGCACAAGTTAATTTGATGCGTAAGAAGTTAGAGGAAAATGGAAATATATTGCTTCAAACCTATGCTATGTTTTCTTTATCGACCATGGCTAGAGTTCATGCTGTTGCTAATTTGAAATGGGAACAAGTTGACTTTGAATCAAGGACTTGCGAAGATGTGTTAGAAAAAGAAGAAAAACATGTTACATTATATTTTTCTAAAGAAGTTAAAAATTTATTAATAAAATTAAAGCAGTATTATGTAGATAATAATATTGAAAATAATGGTTATGTATTTGTTAATAAAAATACAGGCGAACCTATGACTACGAGTACATTGGATGCATGGTGTAAGGTTATTGGAAACATGATTGGCGTTCCAACTCTTCATGCACATGATTTTCGTCATAGTGGAAGCCAATTAATGAAATTACAGGGCGCAAATATAGAAACAATTTCATCACTTCTCAATCATTCTGGATTGGATGTTACTCGTAAGTTTTATTTACGTCCTGATAAAGCAAAAATTCAGGCAGAAAAAGATAAATTTTCATTTTAA
- a CDS encoding protein of unknown function (Evidence 5 : Unknown function), producing MQFTQGRNVKRVELKQQAKNYVKQHFNKDVSEDEADAICIGQSFLTKLI from the coding sequence TTGCAATTTACTCAGGGACGCAACGTTAAACGTGTAGAATTAAAGCAACAAGCAAAAAATTATGTAAAACAACATTTTAACAAAGATGTATCTGAAGACGAGGCAGATGCGATTTGTATCGGTCAATCATTTTTAACAAAATTAATTTAA
- a CDS encoding conserved protein of unknown function (Evidence 4 : Unknown function but conserved in other organisms), with amino-acid sequence MIKLDYLTLLSSEPVRVVNIGSVKPIKLKDVRLLGYDNYNIYVSILNLNRDQFLKFFKIQDKNISQKDYFDIIFDEQSLREMYLHIFSFFMAEKVEVDLKKRCYLVYYDDFTKKKKVIIGLINKDSFDVLRSIILQLNYCLNNKAETEKPAGKHTAELLKKQKKYHELNIKINKKDDLNFSLPNIISKLCTYSDNVNLINIWDYTVFQVFDQFFALNNRRSIDMANQSYSIWGGDYKIPQWFENSFNNKN; translated from the coding sequence ATGATAAAATTAGACTATTTGACATTACTAAGTAGCGAGCCAGTTCGGGTAGTTAATATTGGTAGTGTGAAACCTATAAAACTTAAAGATGTACGATTATTGGGTTATGATAATTACAATATTTATGTAAGTATATTAAACCTTAATAGAGATCAATTTTTAAAATTTTTCAAAATACAAGATAAAAATATTAGTCAAAAAGATTATTTTGATATTATATTCGATGAACAAAGTTTAAGAGAAATGTATTTACATATTTTCTCTTTTTTTATGGCAGAAAAAGTTGAAGTGGATTTAAAAAAGCGTTGTTATTTGGTTTATTATGATGATTTTACTAAAAAGAAAAAGGTCATAATTGGGCTAATTAATAAGGATTCATTTGATGTGTTAAGGAGTATTATACTTCAATTAAATTACTGTTTAAATAATAAAGCGGAAACAGAAAAACCTGCTGGTAAGCATACCGCTGAGTTACTCAAAAAACAAAAAAAATATCATGAATTAAATATTAAAATAAATAAAAAAGATGATCTGAATTTTTCTCTTCCAAATATAATTTCTAAGTTATGTACTTATAGCGATAATGTAAATTTAATCAATATTTGGGATTATACGGTATTTCAAGTGTTTGATCAATTTTTTGCTTTAAACAATAGGCGTTCTATAGACATGGCGAATCAAAGTTATTCTATTTGGGGTGGAGATTATAAAATACCGCAATGGTTTGAAAATTCGTTTAATAATAAAAATTAA
- a CDS encoding protein of unknown function (Evidence 5 : Unknown function), producing the protein MSSITVKICFQPNMRTLSELLEILRNIYGNVWISKVGCERNATSSILGLYSLGLHCFDSICITTDNDETDLRNIKRRVEMIS; encoded by the coding sequence GTGAGTAGTATTACAGTAAAAATATGTTTTCAACCTAATATGCGTACATTATCTGAATTATTAGAAATTCTAAGAAATATTTATGGAAACGTTTGGATTTCAAAGGTTGGTTGTGAACGGAATGCAACTTCAAGTATTTTAGGGCTATATTCTCTTGGTCTACATTGTTTTGATTCAATTTGTATTACAACCGATAATGATGAGACTGATTTACGAAATATTAAAAGACGAGTTGAGATGATAAGTTAG
- a CDS encoding protein of unknown function (Evidence 5 : Unknown function) produces the protein MSNKVSIKEIKDVVKSADNKPVEFTFGKSDQTITVEFKPCLGLTDELLFVQRVINGVFIGTEYHNEYKNIVFLSVFLDMTSNLSLPYSGTKDNRVIDLTTLKDWDNVFHFKDTINAFYTSFGNVSEEIPTEDQYEFAYYVDYLERLVDDKIDYIREQNLHKSKFDDLIDEIHNFVTQLEDKFSGIDVQELYSTISNISNKINGIDDGKIIDILAKQNEKQKE, from the coding sequence ATGAGTAATAAAGTTTCTATTAAGGAAATAAAAGATGTAGTTAAATCAGCTGATAATAAGCCCGTTGAATTTACATTTGGAAAATCAGATCAAACTATTACAGTAGAATTTAAGCCGTGTCTTGGTTTAACAGATGAATTACTTTTTGTTCAAAGGGTTATAAATGGTGTTTTTATTGGTACTGAATATCATAATGAATATAAGAATATTGTATTTTTATCTGTTTTCTTAGATATGACTAGTAATCTTTCTCTTCCCTATTCTGGAACAAAAGATAATCGTGTTATTGATTTAACAACATTAAAAGATTGGGATAATGTATTTCATTTTAAAGATACGATCAATGCCTTTTATACTTCTTTCGGAAATGTTTCAGAAGAAATTCCAACAGAAGACCAGTATGAATTTGCTTATTATGTAGATTATCTTGAAAGGCTTGTTGATGATAAAATTGATTACATTCGTGAACAAAATTTACATAAGTCTAAATTTGATGATCTGATTGATGAGATTCATAACTTTGTAACACAGCTTGAAGATAAATTCAGTGGTATTGATGTACAAGAGCTTTATTCTACTATATCTAATATTTCAAACAAGATTAATGGAATTGATGATGGTAAGATTATAGATATTTTGGCAAAACAGAATGAAAAGCAGAAGGAATAA
- a CDS encoding protein of unknown function (Evidence 5 : Unknown function), with protein sequence MSINWDLYNKRLNLHGSTQRDRLTKEFKIAKESKASSNPSCKTVKVNGIDKQVFIVAKSDKTKFSISPVNSSDTLQMGDKIFWKNADWLITELSLDDDVYVSGTIQQCNYTLPFQLNTSDIIQEPCIISDNQTTVGQDQNKIITVPDTLKHILIQYNSNTVQLQKGKRIFIDKQVENPSVYEVTKIDRITHMVGEHGLLELTCEEGQVTEKDRSDLLIADYVSVLPTPPVSDLCEITYSGFPEIKVGTSKTFTAVFKDESGNVLTDVMPIWNVIVPNGYESYVSFSEDGMKLIVTVASEFDLIGQTITIKLSNVDNPDGITLDVKVVSLF encoded by the coding sequence ATGAGTATAAATTGGGATTTATATAATAAAAGGCTTAATTTACATGGCTCTACTCAAAGAGATAGATTGACTAAAGAATTTAAAATTGCAAAAGAAAGCAAGGCTTCCTCCAATCCATCTTGCAAAACTGTAAAAGTAAATGGAATTGATAAACAGGTTTTTATTGTTGCTAAATCAGATAAAACAAAGTTTTCTATTTCTCCTGTCAATAGTTCTGATACTTTACAAATGGGCGATAAGATTTTTTGGAAAAATGCTGATTGGTTAATTACAGAATTAAGTTTAGATGATGATGTTTATGTATCTGGTACTATTCAGCAATGTAATTATACTCTTCCGTTTCAACTTAATACTTCCGATATTATTCAAGAGCCTTGCATTATCAGCGATAACCAAACAACCGTAGGACAGGATCAGAACAAAATTATTACGGTTCCAGATACGCTAAAACACATTCTAATTCAATATAATTCTAATACGGTGCAACTTCAAAAAGGTAAGCGAATTTTTATTGACAAACAGGTTGAAAATCCAAGCGTATATGAAGTTACTAAAATTGATCGCATAACGCACATGGTTGGTGAGCATGGATTATTAGAGCTTACATGTGAAGAAGGGCAGGTAACAGAAAAAGACAGATCTGATTTGCTTATTGCTGATTATGTTTCTGTCCTCCCTACTCCGCCTGTTTCTGATTTATGTGAAATTACATATTCCGGTTTTCCTGAAATTAAGGTCGGAACCAGTAAAACATTCACGGCTGTATTTAAAGATGAATCTGGTAATGTACTTACGGATGTCATGCCAATATGGAATGTAATTGTTCCGAATGGCTATGAAAGCTATGTTTCATTTAGTGAAGATGGTATGAAATTAATTGTTACAGTTGCTAGCGAGTTTGATTTGATAGGACAAACGATAACGATTAAATTAAGTAACGTTGATAATCCTGATGGAATTACACTGGACGTTAAGGTGGTGAGCTTATTCTGA
- a CDS encoding conserved protein of unknown function (Evidence 4 : Unknown function but conserved in other organisms) produces the protein MPTPYSELYNIFLNRITDYDLPVFEETDREAVLHNLLINSCSKFQRICKRASHIDLYNRDETLKQFNDNLSDEQKDIITTGMIVEWIKPKYYLDENMRNVLNTKDYNMAASPVNVLGGVRNTYLQVKQEFESMMNKYSFVNGDSKND, from the coding sequence ATGCCGACTCCTTATTCTGAACTCTATAATATATTTCTGAACAGAATTACGGATTATGATCTACCTGTTTTTGAGGAAACGGACAGGGAAGCAGTTTTACATAATCTTTTAATTAATTCATGTTCTAAATTTCAAAGGATTTGTAAACGAGCAAGCCATATTGATTTGTATAACAGAGATGAAACACTTAAACAGTTCAATGATAATTTATCGGATGAACAAAAAGATATTATTACAACCGGAATGATTGTAGAATGGATTAAACCAAAGTATTATCTTGACGAGAATATGAGAAATGTGTTGAATACAAAAGATTATAATATGGCGGCTTCTCCGGTTAATGTTTTAGGCGGAGTGCGAAATACATATTTACAGGTTAAACAAGAATTTGAATCTATGATGAACAAGTATTCATTTGTAAATGGAGATTCTAAAAATGATTGA